In one Streptomyces marincola genomic region, the following are encoded:
- a CDS encoding CCA tRNA nucleotidyltransferase, with protein sequence MPNDRNETQHRQEAPGLGQAQRQAVGELLRVSPVADDLAERFAQAGFALALVGGSVRDALLGRLGNDLDFTTDARPEDVLRIVKPWADAVWEVGIAFGTVGCRKAGPSGNGDGRQDYQLEITTYRSEAYDRSSRKPEVVYGDSLVEDLRRRDFTVNAMAVALPRKEFIDPHHGLADLARRELRTPGTPEESFSDDPLRMMRAARFAAQLGFDVAEPVRTAMADMADRIDIVSAERVRDELNKLLLSDHPRTGITLLVESGLAERVLPEIPALRLERDEHHRHKDVYEHSLTVLEQAIDLEDGEPDLVLRLSALLHDIGKPKTRRFEKDGRVSFHHHEVVGAKLTKQRLTRLKYPNDIVKDVARLVELHLRFHGYGTGEWTDSAVRRYVRDAGPLLDRLHKLTRSDCTTRNKRKALALSRAYDSLEERIEQLKEQEELEAIRPDLNGNEIMDILAIGPGPEIGRAYRHMLELRMEHGPLGRDAAVAALKEWWAAQ encoded by the coding sequence GTGCCGAACGACAGGAATGAAACCCAGCACCGTCAGGAAGCGCCCGGGCTCGGCCAGGCGCAGCGCCAGGCCGTGGGTGAACTGCTGCGGGTCTCCCCCGTTGCCGACGACTTGGCGGAGCGCTTCGCGCAGGCCGGGTTCGCCCTCGCCCTGGTCGGCGGCTCGGTGCGCGACGCCCTGCTGGGGCGTCTCGGCAACGATCTGGACTTCACCACGGACGCGCGCCCCGAGGACGTGCTGCGCATCGTCAAGCCATGGGCGGACGCGGTGTGGGAGGTCGGAATCGCGTTCGGCACGGTGGGGTGCCGCAAGGCCGGGCCGTCCGGGAACGGCGACGGCCGGCAGGACTACCAGCTGGAGATCACCACATACCGGTCGGAAGCCTACGACCGAAGCTCGCGCAAACCCGAGGTGGTGTACGGCGACTCCCTCGTGGAAGATCTGCGGCGCCGTGACTTCACGGTCAACGCGATGGCCGTCGCCCTGCCGCGCAAGGAGTTCATCGACCCGCACCACGGACTCGCCGACCTCGCCCGGCGCGAGCTGCGCACGCCCGGGACGCCTGAGGAGTCCTTCTCGGATGACCCCCTGCGCATGATGCGTGCCGCCCGGTTCGCCGCGCAGCTGGGCTTCGACGTGGCCGAGCCCGTGCGCACCGCCATGGCGGACATGGCCGACCGCATCGACATCGTCTCCGCCGAACGCGTCCGGGACGAGCTGAACAAGCTACTCCTGAGCGACCACCCGCGCACGGGTATCACGCTGCTCGTCGAGAGCGGGCTGGCGGAGCGCGTGCTGCCCGAGATCCCCGCGTTGAGGCTGGAGCGGGACGAGCATCACCGGCACAAGGACGTCTACGAGCACAGCTTGACGGTCCTGGAGCAGGCGATCGATCTGGAGGACGGCGAGCCCGACTTGGTGCTGCGCCTGTCCGCGTTGCTGCACGACATCGGAAAGCCCAAGACACGGCGCTTCGAGAAGGACGGCCGGGTCTCCTTCCACCACCACGAGGTGGTGGGGGCGAAGCTCACCAAACAGCGGCTGACCCGGCTCAAGTACCCCAATGACATCGTCAAGGATGTGGCTCGTCTGGTCGAGCTGCACCTGCGGTTCCACGGTTACGGGACCGGCGAGTGGACGGATTCGGCCGTGCGCCGCTACGTCCGGGACGCCGGGCCGCTGCTCGACCGGCTGCACAAGCTGACCCGGTCCGACTGCACCACGCGGAACAAGCGGAAGGCACTCGCGCTCTCCCGGGCCTACGACAGCCTGGAAGAGCGCATCGAGCAGTTGAAGGAACAAGAGGAACTGGAAGCCATCCGGCCCGACCTCAACGGCAACGAGATCATGGACATCCTCGCCATCGGTCCCGGGCCCGAGATCGGCCGGGCCTACCGGCACATGCTCGAATTGCGGATGGAGCACGGCCCGCTGGGACGTGACGCGGCGGTGGCCGCGCTCAAGGAGTGGTGGGCCGCCCAGTAG
- a CDS encoding DUF6049 family protein — MTVSGKRRGATRRRRQRLVSLLAVVTGFPIMTGLVPASAAGAPASPAGAPAQETGTGNRTATVAITDLGPEVPDEDDTLSIRGTITNEGTSPIVDSRVDARQGVPLTGRSGIDEAVSRTGFDAATGPIVVGHGQDLPTIQPGMSATFSLDVPVSALSLGADGVYELGVGLTGQTERERWGDQILGVGRTVLPWQPGAGEESPRTDLTVLWPLISTTHLTAQTGADEEQTPAFRDDALLTEISPGGRLDQLVSLGADLPVTWVIDPDLLASVDAMTEPYQVYDGDRLVDGTGQERAREWLRELQEAVQGKEVVALPFADPDVASLAHQGKDVLGALGQLAKATDAAEVTVQTVLDVDASTDFAWPVEGAIDPSIVSVATSAGAQHVIARSDSLRPGDLNYTPTAARPIGDGTTAIVADARLSTLFEEDMAGAADAALARQLLLAQTLAITRQAPADERSIVLAPQRMPTAVQAQAMADAVLATRDSTDWVQFTDLSEAAAATPDPDANREVPPASDYPQELREQELPTSAFQAMRETQRTLEDFQVILTRDDRVATPFGNAIRREMSTSWRGNAEEAADYRETVQDGLTGLTERVHVIPKSPITLSGRSATIPVTVQNNLVQDVHNLELRLTSSRTLGLEVSEQQEIVVSGGHSQSVKFSATARANGRTFLEAQLYTPDNRPYGEPIQFQASVTSITSAVMMVIAGGLLLVVLAGIRMYTQRKRAAREPVAVSADRDGAQGESGADTGDGTTGARPGSERLDPDE; from the coding sequence GTGACTGTGTCGGGGAAGCGGCGGGGAGCGACCCGCCGACGACGGCAGCGGCTGGTGTCGTTGCTCGCCGTGGTCACCGGTTTCCCGATCATGACCGGGCTCGTACCGGCCTCGGCGGCCGGCGCACCCGCCTCGCCCGCGGGGGCGCCCGCGCAGGAAACGGGCACCGGCAACCGTACCGCGACGGTCGCGATCACCGACCTGGGCCCGGAAGTGCCCGACGAGGACGACACGCTCAGCATCCGGGGCACGATCACGAACGAGGGGACCTCCCCGATCGTGGACAGCCGGGTGGACGCCCGGCAGGGCGTGCCGCTCACCGGCCGCAGCGGCATCGACGAGGCGGTCTCCCGCACCGGCTTCGACGCGGCCACCGGGCCGATCGTCGTCGGCCACGGCCAGGACCTGCCCACCATCCAGCCGGGCATGTCGGCGACCTTCTCCCTCGACGTCCCGGTGTCGGCCCTCTCGCTCGGCGCGGACGGCGTGTACGAACTGGGGGTCGGGCTCACCGGGCAGACCGAGCGCGAGCGGTGGGGCGACCAGATACTCGGCGTCGGCCGGACGGTGCTCCCCTGGCAGCCCGGCGCGGGCGAGGAGTCCCCCCGCACGGACCTGACCGTGCTGTGGCCGCTCATCTCCACCACTCACCTCACGGCGCAGACCGGTGCCGACGAGGAGCAGACCCCGGCGTTCCGCGACGACGCGCTGCTCACGGAGATCTCGCCGGGGGGCCGGCTCGACCAGTTGGTGTCCCTGGGGGCGGACCTGCCGGTGACCTGGGTGATCGATCCTGACCTGCTGGCCTCCGTGGACGCCATGACCGAGCCCTACCAGGTGTACGACGGAGACCGGCTGGTCGACGGGACGGGGCAGGAGCGGGCCAGGGAGTGGCTGCGCGAACTCCAGGAGGCGGTACAGGGCAAGGAGGTCGTCGCGCTGCCGTTCGCCGACCCGGACGTGGCCTCCCTGGCGCACCAGGGGAAGGACGTGCTGGGCGCCCTCGGCCAGCTTGCCAAGGCCACCGACGCGGCCGAGGTGACCGTGCAGACGGTCCTCGACGTGGACGCGAGCACCGACTTCGCCTGGCCGGTGGAAGGAGCCATCGACCCCTCCATCGTGTCGGTGGCGACCTCGGCCGGCGCTCAGCACGTCATCGCACGCAGCGACAGCCTCCGGCCCGGCGATCTGAACTACACCCCGACGGCCGCCCGGCCCATCGGGGACGGCACCACGGCCATCGTGGCGGACGCCCGGCTGTCCACGCTGTTCGAAGAGGACATGGCGGGGGCGGCGGACGCCGCGCTGGCGCGGCAGCTGCTGCTGGCCCAGACGCTCGCCATCACGCGGCAGGCCCCGGCCGATGAACGCAGCATCGTCCTGGCGCCGCAGCGGATGCCCACCGCGGTACAGGCCCAGGCGATGGCCGACGCGGTGCTCGCGACGCGGGACTCGACGGACTGGGTGCAGTTCACCGACCTCAGCGAGGCCGCTGCCGCGACGCCTGACCCCGACGCCAACCGGGAGGTGCCCCCGGCCTCGGACTACCCCCAGGAGCTGCGGGAGCAGGAGCTGCCCACCAGCGCCTTCCAGGCGATGCGGGAGACGCAGCGGACGCTGGAGGACTTCCAGGTGATCCTGACCCGCGACGACCGGGTCGCGACACCGTTCGGGAACGCCATACGGCGGGAGATGTCGACGTCCTGGCGGGGGAACGCGGAGGAGGCCGCCGACTACCGGGAGACGGTGCAGGACGGCCTGACGGGGCTCACCGAACGGGTGCACGTGATCCCGAAGTCACCCATCACTCTCTCGGGGCGCAGCGCCACGATTCCGGTCACCGTGCAGAACAACCTGGTGCAGGACGTGCACAACCTGGAGCTGCGGCTGACGTCGAGCAGGACGCTCGGTCTTGAGGTCAGCGAGCAGCAGGAGATCGTCGTGAGCGGCGGGCACAGCCAGTCGGTCAAGTTCTCCGCCACGGCCCGGGCCAACGGCCGGACGTTTCTGGAAGCGCAGCTCTACACGCCGGACAACAGGCCGTACGGGGAGCCGATCCAGTTCCAGGCGAGTGTCACCTCCATCACCTCGGCGGTCATGATGGTCATCGCGGGCGGCCTGCTGCTCGTCGTGCTCGCCGGTATCCGCATGTACACCCAGCGCAAGCGTGCCGCCCGTGAGCCGGTCGCGGTGAGCGCGGACCGGGACGGCGCCCAGGGTGAGAGCGGTGCCGACACCGGCGACGGAACCACCGGCGCCCGCCCGGGGAGTGAGAGGCTGGACCCCGACGAGTGA
- the murJ gene encoding murein biosynthesis integral membrane protein MurJ, translated as MHAPYDRERGQAPGGGDPSGWGNDQHGHHGQRPEHHQAPEGYDGRHPHHAQHPQHPPYGQHPQHPGYPGQQPYQAPYQPPGYDPATYDPTGYGQGGFEQDGYGQGGYDQSGYGAGGYGRSGYHQEGYPPPGYGSGGYEQNGYGHGGYGPAQHQQPPGYAPGPHAPDPYGSRQQGFDQQGHQQPGYGRPGHQGEQQGQQPSYDPYLSDSYHHDPYAGRDPLAQDPLGEALYDRSAYPPSSQAGVPDPSAPYQQPAPGAYPQDPRHWAAPPPPGPGAGPHHPRHEDQDATQFTGIDGLMSRSPGDNGPSGPHPPAGEGQPPATDAFAHLFRDQGAAPGGQGRPDGPPPSLPPHGTPVQPPAPEQPAPEPVPSAKKPGRASSFLRSSAVMAAGTLVSRVTGFVRQLVLVAALGSAVLGDTYTVAWNLPNMIYILIIGGGLNSVFVPMLVRAMKNDADGGVAFANRLLTLVMVLLGALIVVAMFAAPLLVRTMSTSFAENGPANDVTLTFTRYFLPTIFFMGVHVVLGQILNARGSFGPMMWTPVLNNIVVIFTFGMFLWVYGTQRTSGLSVTTITPEGMRLLGVGTLLGLVVQALALIPYMRASGFRMRLRFDWRGKGLGKAATMAKWTLLFVLANQAGLVVVTQIATRAGESAAEAGHPGTGILAYSSALLIWQMPQAIITVSLMAALMPRLSRSAADGDTAAVRDDLSQGLRTSAVAIVPISFAFLALGIPMCTLLFGTADGARSFGYILMAFGIGLIPYSAQYVVLRAFYAYEDTRTPFYNTVVVSVCWIALSVLCYFVLPDRWVVAGVAFSYGIAYAIGVRVAWRRLRARMAADLDGARIVRTYIRLAGASVPAALFGGAAGLAVQRGLGDGLTGSLVAVTVGGIVLLGVFYLAARRMRIEEMTALVGMARARLGR; from the coding sequence ATGCATGCGCCGTACGACCGTGAACGCGGCCAGGCGCCGGGTGGCGGCGATCCGTCCGGCTGGGGGAACGACCAGCACGGACACCACGGTCAGCGGCCGGAGCACCACCAGGCGCCCGAGGGCTACGACGGCCGGCATCCCCACCATGCCCAGCACCCGCAGCACCCGCCGTACGGTCAGCACCCCCAGCACCCCGGTTACCCGGGTCAGCAGCCCTACCAGGCGCCGTACCAGCCCCCCGGGTACGACCCGGCGACCTATGACCCGACCGGATACGGCCAGGGCGGATTCGAACAGGACGGGTACGGCCAGGGCGGCTACGACCAGAGCGGGTACGGCGCCGGCGGCTACGGTCGGAGCGGCTACCACCAGGAGGGCTACCCTCCTCCTGGGTACGGGTCCGGCGGCTACGAGCAGAACGGGTACGGCCACGGCGGGTACGGGCCCGCCCAGCACCAGCAGCCGCCCGGATACGCGCCCGGGCCGCACGCACCCGACCCCTACGGTTCCCGGCAGCAGGGTTTTGACCAGCAGGGCCACCAGCAGCCCGGGTACGGCCGGCCGGGGCACCAGGGGGAGCAGCAGGGACAGCAGCCCTCCTACGACCCCTATCTCTCCGACAGCTACCACCACGACCCGTACGCGGGCCGCGATCCACTGGCCCAGGACCCGCTCGGCGAGGCGCTGTACGACCGTTCCGCCTATCCGCCGTCCTCGCAGGCAGGCGTTCCCGATCCGTCGGCCCCCTACCAGCAGCCGGCTCCGGGCGCCTACCCGCAGGACCCGCGGCACTGGGCCGCCCCACCACCGCCGGGCCCGGGCGCCGGGCCCCACCACCCGCGCCACGAGGACCAGGACGCCACCCAGTTCACCGGCATCGACGGGCTGATGAGCCGGTCGCCGGGCGACAACGGCCCTTCGGGCCCGCACCCTCCGGCCGGCGAGGGGCAGCCGCCCGCGACGGATGCCTTCGCCCACCTGTTCCGCGACCAGGGCGCGGCACCTGGCGGCCAGGGCCGGCCCGACGGGCCGCCGCCCAGCCTGCCGCCGCACGGGACGCCGGTGCAGCCGCCCGCGCCCGAGCAGCCGGCGCCGGAACCGGTGCCAAGCGCCAAGAAGCCGGGCCGCGCCTCCTCGTTCCTCCGGTCGAGCGCCGTCATGGCGGCGGGCACCCTCGTCTCCCGCGTGACCGGCTTCGTGCGCCAGCTCGTGCTCGTGGCGGCCCTGGGCTCGGCGGTGCTCGGCGACACCTACACCGTCGCCTGGAACCTGCCGAACATGATCTACATCCTGATCATCGGCGGCGGGCTCAACTCCGTGTTCGTGCCCATGCTGGTGCGTGCCATGAAGAACGACGCGGACGGGGGTGTGGCCTTCGCCAACCGGCTGCTGACCCTCGTGATGGTCCTCCTCGGCGCGCTCATCGTCGTCGCCATGTTCGCCGCCCCGCTGCTGGTGCGGACGATGTCGACGTCGTTCGCCGAGAACGGGCCCGCGAACGATGTCACGCTCACCTTCACCCGCTACTTCCTGCCCACGATCTTCTTCATGGGCGTGCACGTCGTCCTGGGCCAGATCCTCAACGCCCGGGGCAGCTTCGGCCCGATGATGTGGACCCCGGTCCTCAACAACATCGTGGTGATCTTCACCTTCGGCATGTTCCTGTGGGTGTACGGCACCCAGCGCACCTCGGGGCTGAGCGTCACCACCATCACGCCGGAAGGCATGCGGCTGCTGGGCGTCGGTACCCTGCTCGGCCTCGTCGTGCAGGCCCTGGCCCTCATCCCCTACATGCGGGCGAGCGGCTTCCGGATGCGTCTGCGCTTCGACTGGCGCGGCAAAGGGCTCGGCAAGGCCGCCACCATGGCGAAGTGGACCCTGCTGTTCGTGCTGGCCAACCAGGCGGGCCTCGTCGTGGTCACGCAGATCGCGACCCGCGCCGGGGAGAGCGCCGCGGAGGCGGGCCACCCGGGCACCGGCATCCTCGCCTACAGCAGCGCGCTGCTGATCTGGCAGATGCCGCAGGCCATCATCACGGTGTCGCTCATGGCCGCTCTCATGCCCCGCCTGTCGCGCTCCGCGGCGGACGGGGACACCGCGGCCGTCCGCGACGACCTCTCCCAGGGGCTGCGGACCTCGGCCGTCGCGATCGTCCCGATCTCGTTCGCGTTCCTCGCGCTCGGCATCCCGATGTGCACGCTGCTCTTCGGCACGGCCGACGGCGCCCGGTCCTTCGGCTACATCCTCATGGCCTTCGGGATCGGCCTGATCCCCTACTCCGCCCAGTACGTCGTGCTGCGCGCGTTCTACGCCTACGAGGACACGCGCACGCCGTTCTACAACACCGTCGTCGTCTCGGTCTGCTGGATCGCCCTCTCCGTGCTGTGCTACTTCGTCCTGCCCGACCGCTGGGTGGTGGCCGGCGTGGCCTTCTCGTACGGCATCGCCTACGCCATCGGCGTCCGCGTCGCCTGGCGCCGGCTGCGTGCCCGGATGGCGGCCGACCTGGACGGCGCGCGCATCGTGCGGACCTACATCCGGCTGGCCGGCGCGAGCGTCCCCGCCGCGCTGTTCGGCGGCGCCGCCGGACTCGCCGTCCAGCGCGGTCTCGGGGATGGTTTGACGGGCTCTCTCGTTGCCGTCACGGTGGGCGGTATCGTGCTGCTCGGCGTCTTCTATCTCGCGGCCCGCAGGATGCGCATCGAGGAAATGACGGCGCTGGTCGGAATGGCCCGAGCCCGGTTGGGCCGCTGA